In a genomic window of Pelecanus crispus isolate bPelCri1 chromosome 1, bPelCri1.pri, whole genome shotgun sequence:
- the FBXO40 gene encoding F-box only protein 40, producing MLTMKLTMKCLNGSTLMLSTTRRASVWYTHRDSMIKHQAQKAPPGQHRHCERCFSRHCRAPVEPSISCMVISCRFHCGATFHMCKEEEHQLLCPLEQVSCLNSAYGCPFSMARFKLAKHLQVCPASVVCCSMEWNRWPNVDSDTTLHKNIMKETLNEECLDTALALRDQKILFRTLKIANFFPEWRKEDEVEELMEEAMGGEEGAVGGVACASQDSDDQLSELSQREREDLAKDKEGMDLGSYETWENIFSKELLACKVTGSAASTGQKTEEASKKTASAPHAASSTEKAKEVPDGAEEAKDQNPEQVTPNTEMTGLAPWQEGVLERLKKEVGVGDYNMYLVHHGGMLIRFGQLAACTPKEKDFVYGNLEAQEVKTVYTFKVPVSYCGKRARLGDALGHKVPTSDKSVDTSELGINLEELPKANIVKATLLCALEKELKGHEISEARGIDGLFMDFATQTYSFPLESFSSTAVLADILDEKSPPELHVELYTESVTRRHNKSSSAFTFTCSHFFRRDEFPSHFKNVHADIQSCLDGWFQHRCPLAYLGCTFVQNHFRPDGLKAKVIYSKPLKTFAIKPEVNTLLAESGKCNSTVANRGRNKDLLSSLPVEVLKYIAGFLDSFSLSQLSQVSVLMRDICATLLQERGMVLLVWEKKRYSHGGTSWKARKKIWQFSSLFSRVNKWQRNDVACMSEHLKNCPFYQVEHKTDPVLLTGMCESREQTRKTLVSTFKRRV from the exons ATGCTCACCATGAAACTCACCATGAAATGCCTTAATGGGTCCACGCTGATG CTGAGCACAACCAGGAGAGCAAGTGTTTGGTACACACACAGGGACTCTATGATTAAG CACCAGGCTCAGAAAGCTCCccctgggcagcacaggcactgTGAGAGATGTTTCAGCCGGCATTGCCGCGCACCAGTTGAGCCCTCCATCTCCTGCATGGTGATCAGCTGCCGCTTTCACTGCGGGGCCACCTTCCACATGTGCAAGGAGGAGGAGCACCAATTACTCTGCCCCTTAGAGCAGGTCTCCTGCCTCAACTCAGCCTACGGCTGCCCTTTTTCCATGGCCCGCTTTAAGCTGGCGAAGCACCTCCAGGTCTGTCCAGCCAGTGTTGTCTGCTGCTCGATGGAGTGGAATCGCTGGCCAAACGTGGATTCAGACACAACCCTCCACAAGAACATTATGAAGGAGACCTTGAACGAAGAGTGTCTGGACACAGCCTTGGCTCTCAGAGACCAGAAGATACTTTTCAGGACTTTGAAAATAGCCAACTTTTTTCCAGAGTGGAGGAAAGAGGATGAAGTGGAAGAGCTAATGGAGGAAGCCATGGGTGGGGAAGAAGGTGCTGTGGGAGGAGTAGCCTGTGCTTCCCAAGACAGTGACGACCAGTTGTCCGAGCTCAGCCAACGTGAGCGTGAAGATTTGGCAAAGGACAAAGAAGGAATGGATCTGGGGAGTTACGAAACCTGGGAGAACATTTTCAGCAAAGAGCTCCTGGCTTGCAAGGTAACAGgctcagcagccagcacaggaCAAAAGACGGAGGAGGCTTCCAAGAAAACAGCGTCAGCCCCTCATGCTGCCAGCTCCACAGAGAAGGCAAAGGAAGTACCTGACGGTGCAGAAGAGGCAAAGGACCAAAATCCTGAACAAGTAACaccaaatacagaaatgacaggaCTGGCTCCCTGGCAAGAAGGGGTCCTGGAGAGGCTGAAGAAGGAAGTTGGTGTAGGTGATTACAACATGTATCTGGTACATCATGGTGGAATGCTCATCCGCTTTGGCCAGCTAGCTGCTTGCACTcccaaagaaaaagactttGTCTATGGGAACTTGGAAGCTCAGGAGGTGAAGACTGTCTACACCTTCAAAGTGCCAGTTAGTTACTGTGGCAAAAGAGCACGACTAGGAGATGCACTGGGCCACAAGGTACCAACTTCAGACAAGTCAGTGGATACCTCAGAACTGGGAATAAACCTAGAAGAACTACCTAAGGCAAATATAGTTAAAGCCACACTGCTGTGTGCACTGGAAAAAGAGCTGAAAGGCCATGAGATCTCCGAAGCAAGGGGTATCGATGGACTCTTTATGGATTTTGCAACACAGACATACAGCTTTCCTCTGGAGTCCTTCTCCTCCACTGCTGTTCTAGCAGATATTCTGGATGAAAAAAGCCCACCAGAACTCCACGTGGAGCTCTACACTGAATCTGTAACCAGAAGACACAACAAAAGCAGTTCAGCTTTCACATTCACTTGCAGTCATTTCTTCAGGAGGGACGAGTTCCCATCCCACTTCAAGAATGTGCACGCTGATATCCAGTCATGTCTGGATGGATGGTTCCAGCATCGCTGCCCACTGGCCTACTTGGGATGCACTTTTGTTCAAAATCACTTCCGCCCTGATGGACTTAAGGCCAAGGTTATATACAGCAAGCCTCTCAAGACATTTGCTATTAAACCAGAGGTGAACACCCTCCTTGCTGAATCAGGGAAGTGCAATTCCACAGTGGCTAATCGAGGGAGAAATAAGGACTTGCTGAGCAGCCTCCCAGTGGAAGTGCTCAAGTACATTGCAGGGTTCCTGGACAGCTTCAGTTTATCTCAGCTATCGCAAGTGTCAGTGCTGATGAGGGACATCTGTGCCACTCTTCTTCAAGAGAGAGGAATGGTCCTGCTggtctgggagaaaaaaagatattcccATGGCGGTACTTCGTGGAAAGCTCGCAAAAAG